CTGGAATGGCGCTATGTCGAGGGCGGCGAGCCGCGCGGCGAGCGTTACGTCGGCAGCCTGGCGCGCGGGAAGATGCACGGGATCGGCACCTTCCTGGATTCCAACGGCATCGTGTACCAGGGCGAGTGGCAGGAGGGGCGCGAGCAGGGCCGCGGCCTGCGCGTCTGGGCCACCGCCCGCTACGAGGGCGAGTGGCGCGAGGGACGGCGCCATGGCCGTGGCATCATGGTCTGGATCAACGGCAACCTGTATCGCGGCGAATTCCGCGATGACCGCCCCGAGGGTCTCGGCGAGTATTTCAGCGTGGAGGGCGGCTGGTTCCGTGGCGCCTGGCTCGCCGGCTGCTTCCGTGAGGGCGACCGCCAGGCCGCCATCGGCCGCCCCCTGGAAGAATGCCCCTGAGACATGGGGTCTGGGGCCTGAGGCCCGAGCCGCCGGAGGCTCTTTTTCCCCTCGGCCCCGTCGGAAATTTCCCGTGTCGCCAGCGCGCGGCTAAGCCTCCAGCAGCCGCAACCTTTCCCTGGCGCGCGGCTAAGCCTTCGGCAGCCGCAACCTTTCCCTGGCGCGCGGCTAAGCCTTCGGCAGCCGCACGACGAACCGCGCCCCCAGCACCTTCCCCGCCGCATCACGCCGGTTCTCGGCGCTGATGCGGCCGCGCAGCCCCTCGATGATCTGCTTGGAGATGGAGAGGCCGAGCCCCGAATGCTGGCCGAAGCGTTCGCCGCGCGGGCGCTCGGAGTAGAAACGGTCGAAGATGCCTTCGAGCTTGGCGTCCGGGATGCCCGGCCCCTCATCCTCGACGGTGATCTCCACCTCCGTCCCCGCCTCGCGCGCGCGCAGCCAGACATGGCCGTGATCCGGGCTGAAGGAGACGGCATTGCCCAGCAGGTTGCGGAACACCTGCACCAGGCGGTCCTCCACGCCCATGGCCACCAGCTTGTCGGGCGCCTCCAGGGCCATCTCCGGGTCGCGCGGCGTGCGCGTCGTGTTGTGCAGCTCGACCAGCACGGCGAGGATCGGGCCGATGTCCACCGGCTCCGCCACGGTGCGGGAGAGCTCCGCATCCACGCGGGACGAATCCGCGATGTCGCCGATCAGCCGGTCCATCCGCACCGCGTCATTGGCGATGATGCCGAGCAGCCGCTTCTGCTGCGCCGGGTCCTCCACGCGGCGCAGCGTCTCGATCGCGCTGCGCACGCTGGTCAGCGGGTTCTTGAGTTCATGCGCCACATCGGCGGCAAAGCGCTCATTGGCGTCGATCCGGGCCCAGAGCGCGCGGGCGGCGGCCTGGAGATCGCGCGAGAGGATGCCAATCTCATCCTGCCGCTCGAGCAGGCGCTCGGGCACGCTGCCGGTGCGGCCCTTGCCCTGGCGCATCTCGGCCGCCGCACCGGCGAGCTGCAGGATCGGGCTGGCCAGCGTGCGCGCCAGGTAGAGCGAGACGGCGACGGTGAGGATGAGCGCCAGCACGAAGAGGCCAAGCACGCTGGCGCGGATCTCGAACAGCCGCGCATCCACCTCCCGTGCCTCGCGCGTCAGCAGCACGATGCCGACGGCCTGGGCGCCGCGCCGCGCGGGCTCGGCCACGCTGACCAGCAGGCGGCCATCCGGCGTGCGGCGGATATAGGGCGTGACGCCGCCCTCCAGCGCCAGGCGCAGCTCCGCCTGCCGCTCGGGGCCGAGATCGGGCTGCCAGTCGAAGCTCTGCGCATCGGGCGTGGTGTCAAGCACCACGGGGTTCAGCGCCTGGCGCGGCAGCAGGCCCAGCACGCGCTCATAGAGGCCGGAGACGGTGTCGGAGATGGCACCGCGCGGGGCGGGCGCGGGCAAGGGCTCGGTCACCACGGCGCCGCCCGCGGCCTCGCGCACGCGGCTGTCGGCGACGACGAGGCCGGCCGTGTCGAACAGCCGCGCCTGGGTGTTGGGCGAGGGCTCGACCAGCCGGCGCAGCAGCGGGCGCGCGACCTCGGGCACCAGCACGGCGCGGTCATCCTGGATGCGGACCGCGGCTTCGGCGATGCCGCCCGCATAGATGCGCGCCTGGGTCCGCATGGCCTCGACCTCGGCGGCGAGCAGGCCGTTCTGGTACTGGTCAAGGTAGAGGAGCGCGGCAGCCAGCAGCGCGGGCGGCAGCGCGTTCACCAGCAGGATGCGGCGCAGCAGCGGCGAGACCCAGCGGCGCCGGCGGTCGGGCTCGGCCGCGCCGTCCTCGGGCTTGAGCAGGGGGGCTTCAGGCATGCTCAGAACCCCGTGACCAGCACGTCGAGCGCGCGGGTGATCTCATCCTGGTGGGCGGCGAGGGAGCCGACCGGCGGGCCAAGCTCACGCCGGGGAATGGCACCGAGGAGCTGCGTGGCCATGAGGAAGGGCCGGCCCTCGATGTCGAAGCGCGGGTGCAGGTCCCGGATGGGGCCGGGCACGGCGTCGGGCGGCAGGAGGGGCGCCACGACGCGGGTCTCCAGCCGGTCCAGGAAGTCGCTCTGGACCTGCACGAGGTAGCCCGGGGCGCCGCGCGGGCGGCGGAAGACGTCGAAGCGCGCCACCGGTCAGAACATGCGGTATTCGGCGAGGGGCAGCTCGTTGCTCTCGGTCCAACGGTTCCAGGCTTCGATCGCGTCCTGGTTTTCTTCCAGCCAGCGGCG
This region of Sediminicoccus rosea genomic DNA includes:
- a CDS encoding MORN repeat-containing protein — its product is MRWMFLILALSGPALLGTAAAQAPAPEPAHPRPAPPAADVIAEVGRPGWTVDERNGCWVWNPNPQQQEIVIWTGPCEGGPAQGEGMLEWRYVEGGEPRGERYVGSLARGKMHGIGTFLDSNGIVYQGEWQEGREQGRGLRVWATARYEGEWREGRRHGRGIMVWINGNLYRGEFRDDRPEGLGEYFSVEGGWFRGAWLAGCFREGDRQAAIGRPLEECP
- a CDS encoding stimulus-sensing domain-containing protein — protein: MPEAPLLKPEDGAAEPDRRRRWVSPLLRRILLVNALPPALLAAALLYLDQYQNGLLAAEVEAMRTQARIYAGGIAEAAVRIQDDRAVLVPEVARPLLRRLVEPSPNTQARLFDTAGLVVADSRVREAAGGAVVTEPLPAPAPRGAISDTVSGLYERVLGLLPRQALNPVVLDTTPDAQSFDWQPDLGPERQAELRLALEGGVTPYIRRTPDGRLLVSVAEPARRGAQAVGIVLLTREAREVDARLFEIRASVLGLFVLALILTVAVSLYLARTLASPILQLAGAAAEMRQGKGRTGSVPERLLERQDEIGILSRDLQAAARALWARIDANERFAADVAHELKNPLTSVRSAIETLRRVEDPAQQKRLLGIIANDAVRMDRLIGDIADSSRVDAELSRTVAEPVDIGPILAVLVELHNTTRTPRDPEMALEAPDKLVAMGVEDRLVQVFRNLLGNAVSFSPDHGHVWLRAREAGTEVEITVEDEGPGIPDAKLEGIFDRFYSERPRGERFGQHSGLGLSISKQIIEGLRGRISAENRRDAAGKVLGARFVVRLPKA
- a CDS encoding CcdB family protein, with the translated sequence MARFDVFRRPRGAPGYLVQVQSDFLDRLETRVVAPLLPPDAVPGPIRDLHPRFDIEGRPFLMATQLLGAIPRRELGPPVGSLAAHQDEITRALDVLVTGF